One segment of bacterium DNA contains the following:
- a CDS encoding class I SAM-dependent methyltransferase has translation MTSTTNSNQISRDAWDANAETWDARMGDAGNDFFNLLCWPVLASFLDPQPDSAILDIACGNGLTSRRLAALGVNVTAFDFSASLIEKAKERQNPDSRISYHVIDATDESQLLSLGESKFDSALSNMALFDMPEIEPLFKALSKLLKPNGIFAFSLMHPAFNNPSATHLAEEWDDGQIQTRYAVKVSRYINQFQSQGLALRNQPKPQLYFHRPLKDYLNSAFQNGFILDGFDERAFPPDHPQTSTLGWGGKFSELPPTLIARLRLRQS, from the coding sequence ATGACATCCACAACCAACTCCAACCAAATTTCCCGCGACGCCTGGGACGCCAACGCCGAAACCTGGGATGCGCGTATGGGCGATGCAGGCAATGACTTCTTCAACCTTTTATGCTGGCCCGTGCTCGCCTCTTTTCTGGACCCGCAGCCTGATTCAGCGATCCTGGATATTGCCTGTGGCAATGGATTGACTTCGCGCCGCCTCGCCGCGTTGGGAGTCAATGTAACTGCGTTTGATTTCTCAGCTAGCCTCATCGAAAAAGCCAAAGAACGCCAAAACCCTGATTCTCGAATCTCCTATCACGTCATAGACGCAACCGACGAATCTCAACTCCTTTCCCTCGGCGAAAGCAAATTCGACTCCGCACTTTCCAACATGGCGCTCTTTGATATGCCTGAGATCGAGCCTTTGTTTAAAGCATTAAGTAAATTATTGAAGCCCAATGGAATCTTTGCCTTTTCATTGATGCATCCCGCCTTCAACAATCCTTCTGCCACGCATCTCGCCGAAGAATGGGATGATGGTCAGATCCAAACTCGTTATGCGGTTAAGGTTTCGCGTTATATCAATCAGTTCCAATCGCAGGGACTTGCCCTGCGCAACCAACCCAAACCGCAGCTTTATTTTCACCGTCCGCTCAAGGACTATCTGAACAGTGCCTTCCAAAATGGATTCATCCTTGATGGCTTTGACGAACGTGCCTTTCCACCCGATCATCCGCAAACCAGCACATTGGGGTGGGGTGGTAAATTTAGTGAGCTTCCACCTACATTGATCGCAAGGTTGAGACTGCGACAATCGTAA
- the hybA gene encoding hydrogenase 2 operon protein HybA produces the protein MERRDFLKLTAASGLLIAADGLPAQASGAKELPPGAVGLLYDATLCIGCKACVASCKETNSVPGGALWSDGMKQPPYETVTGEPPIWDAASDLSGRTVNVIKAYRAGDGAKDTEGGYSFVKQQCMHCVHAACVSACPVSAMVKDPQTGVVTYNKDACIGCRYCSIACPFLIPRFEWDQAFPQIRKCQLCNHRLKENKYAACAEACPVGATVYGKTADLRAEAERRLALQPGSYYEYPLNHMESGRRVRSVVANYQKQAYGLHEVGGTQCLVLSGVPFDRIGLPKLPEAAYAAKSETLQHTLYKGMIAPGILLAGLLFTAYKSTRDHE, from the coding sequence ATGGAGAGGCGAGACTTTCTCAAGCTGACCGCGGCGAGCGGGCTGCTCATCGCCGCCGACGGCCTGCCCGCGCAGGCGTCGGGCGCGAAGGAGCTGCCGCCCGGCGCCGTCGGGCTGCTCTACGACGCGACGCTCTGCATCGGCTGCAAGGCGTGCGTCGCCAGCTGCAAGGAGACCAACAGCGTTCCGGGCGGCGCGCTCTGGTCCGACGGGATGAAGCAGCCGCCCTACGAGACCGTCACCGGCGAGCCGCCGATCTGGGACGCCGCGAGCGACCTCTCGGGGCGCACCGTGAACGTCATCAAGGCGTACCGCGCCGGCGACGGCGCGAAGGACACCGAGGGCGGGTACTCCTTCGTCAAGCAGCAGTGCATGCACTGCGTGCACGCCGCGTGCGTCTCGGCCTGCCCGGTCTCGGCGATGGTCAAGGACCCCCAGACCGGCGTCGTGACCTACAACAAGGACGCGTGCATCGGCTGCCGCTACTGTTCGATCGCCTGCCCGTTCCTGATCCCGCGCTTCGAGTGGGACCAGGCCTTCCCCCAGATCCGCAAGTGCCAGCTCTGCAACCACCGGCTCAAGGAGAACAAGTACGCGGCGTGCGCCGAGGCCTGTCCCGTCGGGGCGACGGTCTACGGGAAGACCGCGGACCTGCGCGCCGAGGCCGAGCGGCGGCTGGCGCTCCAGCCGGGGAGCTACTACGAGTATCCGCTGAACCACATGGAGTCCGGCCGGCGGGTGCGCTCGGTGGTCGCGAACTACCAGAAGCAGGCCTACGGCCTGCACGAGGTCGGGGGCACGCAGTGCCTGGTGCTCTCCGGGGTGCCGTTCGACAGGATCGGGCTGCCGAAGCTCCCCGAAGCGGCCTACGCGGCCAAGTCCGAGACCCTCCAGCACACCCTCTACAAGGGGATGATCGCGCCCGGCATTCTCCTGGCCGGTCTCCTCTTCACCGCCTACAAGTCCACCCGGGACCACGAGTAG
- the hybB gene encoding Ni/Fe-hydrogenase cytochrome b subunit, whose protein sequence is MSVKHEPVGGPLFTRMFAIALAFAGIGAFVLAKRFMFGIGAVSHMSDGYPWGIWITYDVLIGTAIGCGGYAMALLVYVFNKGQYHPLVRSAVMTSMFGYGLAGVSVFVDIGRYWNMLNIFNPGLMNFNSVMLEVALCIATYCGILVLEFMPAFLEGFGGPNASKGYNKIMFILVAVGVLLPTMHQSSLGSMMIISGYKLSPLWQSGLLPYYNVITAILMGYAIVLFESYLSAVSFGRPFETHLLSKLAGVIPGLMIAYLVVRWADLLLSGALASAFSGMAGLMFWVENLLFVTALAMIAPAARRTSAKNLCQSGFVLLLACGVLKFNMYIIGFQPGKGWTYFPSVQEILVTLAIIAIEFLAYLIFVKKLPVLPAPEHA, encoded by the coding sequence ATGAGCGTAAAACACGAACCCGTCGGCGGGCCCCTCTTCACGAGGATGTTCGCCATCGCGCTGGCCTTCGCGGGCATCGGCGCCTTCGTCCTGGCCAAGCGCTTCATGTTCGGCATCGGCGCCGTCTCGCACATGAGCGACGGCTACCCCTGGGGGATCTGGATCACCTACGACGTGCTCATCGGCACCGCCATCGGCTGCGGCGGCTACGCGATGGCGCTGCTGGTCTACGTCTTCAACAAGGGGCAGTACCACCCGCTGGTGCGCTCGGCGGTGATGACCAGCATGTTCGGCTACGGCCTGGCCGGCGTGTCGGTCTTCGTCGACATCGGGCGCTACTGGAACATGCTCAACATCTTCAACCCCGGCCTGATGAACTTCAACTCGGTCATGCTCGAAGTGGCGCTGTGCATCGCGACCTACTGCGGCATCCTGGTGCTGGAGTTCATGCCCGCCTTCCTCGAGGGCTTCGGCGGGCCCAACGCGTCGAAGGGCTACAACAAGATCATGTTCATCCTGGTGGCGGTCGGCGTGCTGCTGCCGACCATGCACCAGTCCTCGCTCGGCTCGATGATGATCATCAGCGGCTACAAGCTCTCGCCGCTGTGGCAGTCGGGCCTGCTGCCGTACTACAACGTGATCACGGCCATCCTCATGGGCTACGCCATCGTGCTCTTCGAGTCCTACCTCTCGGCGGTCTCGTTCGGGCGCCCGTTCGAGACCCACCTGCTCTCGAAGCTCGCCGGCGTGATCCCGGGGCTGATGATCGCCTACCTGGTCGTGCGCTGGGCCGACCTGCTGCTCAGCGGCGCCCTGGCCAGCGCCTTCTCCGGCATGGCCGGCCTGATGTTCTGGGTCGAGAACCTGCTCTTCGTCACGGCACTGGCGATGATCGCCCCGGCCGCCAGGCGCACGAGCGCGAAGAACCTCTGCCAGTCGGGTTTCGTGCTGCTGCTCGCCTGCGGGGTGCTCAAGTTCAACATGTACATCATCGGCTTCCAGCCCGGGAAGGGGTGGACCTACTTCCCGTCGGTCCAGGAGATCCTCGTGACGCTGGCGATCATCGCGATCGAGTTCCTGGCCTACCTGATCTTCGTCAAGAAACTGCCCGTGCTGCCCGCGCCGGAGCACGCCTAA
- a CDS encoding nickel-dependent hydrogenase large subunit yields MARIAIDPVTRIEGHLRIECEVEGGKVSKAWSSGTMWRGVEVILKGRDPRDAWAFTQRFCGVUTTVHALASVRSVENALGLEIPLNAQYIRNIMMGAHATHDHIVHLYHLAALDWVDLVSAVTKGDPKGAAALGAKISPWPHNTVAEIKASQDRLAAFVKSGQLGIYGSGYWGHPAMKLAPDVNLLAAHHYLQALHYQRRINMIVSILGSKTPHVQTLTVGGVTNPINPDAPDVLNMERLYYVKTLLDEARDFVHQVMIPDTCAIAAMYAPWTGIGKGTTNYLSVPDMPMDTKGTKFFLPGGYIPDGDLSKFMPITSYQDPNFRDNVAESIKHSWYDGDWTRHPWEEETVPKYSDWKDSVTESAGGKYSWVKSPTFKGQPAQVGPLANVLCMVAAGHEGAKKYVGAVLDTVSSLAGTKVGVGALHSTIGRIGARTIRCAILNDSMQAQFAALMENIGKGDVTTFNQPVFPKGEQKGFGFHEAPRGTLSHWIVIQDGQIKNYQGVVPGTWNSCPRNGQDAPGPYEAALVGTPVADPDRPLEVIRTIHSFDPCLACAIHIVDKKRNKTIKVRAL; encoded by the coding sequence ATGGCGAGAATCGCAATTGACCCGGTCACCCGGATCGAGGGCCACCTGCGCATCGAGTGCGAGGTGGAGGGCGGGAAGGTCTCCAAGGCCTGGTCGTCCGGCACGATGTGGCGCGGCGTCGAAGTCATCCTGAAAGGACGGGACCCGCGGGACGCCTGGGCGTTCACGCAGCGGTTCTGCGGAGTCTGAACGACCGTCCACGCACTGGCTTCAGTGCGTTCGGTCGAGAATGCCCTCGGGCTGGAGATCCCGCTCAACGCCCAGTACATCCGCAACATCATGATGGGGGCGCACGCCACCCACGACCACATCGTGCACCTCTACCACCTGGCGGCGCTGGACTGGGTCGACCTGGTCTCGGCGGTCACCAAGGGCGACCCGAAGGGCGCGGCCGCCCTCGGCGCGAAGATCTCGCCCTGGCCGCACAACACGGTGGCCGAGATCAAGGCCTCGCAGGACCGGCTGGCGGCCTTCGTCAAGTCCGGGCAGCTCGGCATCTACGGCAGCGGCTACTGGGGCCACCCCGCGATGAAGCTCGCGCCGGACGTCAACCTGCTGGCGGCGCACCACTACCTGCAGGCGCTGCACTACCAGCGCCGCATCAACATGATCGTCAGCATCCTCGGCTCCAAGACCCCGCACGTGCAGACGCTGACCGTCGGCGGCGTGACCAACCCGATCAACCCCGACGCGCCGGACGTCCTGAACATGGAGCGGCTCTACTACGTCAAGACGCTGCTGGATGAGGCCCGCGACTTCGTCCATCAGGTCATGATCCCCGACACCTGCGCCATCGCCGCGATGTACGCCCCGTGGACTGGCATCGGCAAGGGGACGACGAACTACCTCTCGGTGCCCGACATGCCGATGGACACCAAGGGGACGAAGTTCTTCCTCCCCGGCGGCTACATCCCGGACGGCGACCTCTCGAAGTTCATGCCCATCACCAGCTACCAGGACCCGAACTTCCGCGACAACGTCGCGGAGAGCATCAAGCACTCCTGGTACGACGGCGACTGGACCCGCCACCCGTGGGAGGAGGAGACGGTCCCGAAGTACTCCGACTGGAAGGACAGCGTCACCGAGTCCGCCGGCGGCAAGTACTCGTGGGTCAAGAGCCCGACCTTCAAGGGGCAGCCGGCCCAGGTCGGCCCGCTGGCGAACGTGCTCTGCATGGTCGCCGCCGGCCACGAGGGCGCGAAGAAGTACGTCGGCGCGGTGCTCGACACCGTCAGCTCGCTGGCGGGGACGAAGGTCGGCGTCGGCGCGCTGCACTCGACCATCGGCCGCATCGGCGCGCGCACGATCCGCTGCGCGATCCTCAACGACAGCATGCAGGCGCAGTTCGCGGCCCTGATGGAGAACATCGGCAAGGGCGACGTCACGACGTTCAACCAGCCGGTCTTCCCGAAGGGCGAGCAGAAGGGCTTCGGCTTCCACGAGGCCCCGCGCGGCACGCTCTCGCACTGGATCGTCATCCAGGACGGGCAGATCAAGAACTACCAGGGCGTCGTCCCGGGCACCTGGAACTCCTGCCCGCGCAACGGCCAGGACGCGCCCGGCCCCTACGAGGCCGCCCTCGTCGGCACGCCGGTCGCCGACCCGGACCGCCCGCTCGAGGTCATCCGCACCATCCACTCCTTCGACCCCTGCCTCGCCTGCGCCATCCACATCGTGGACAAGAAGCGGAACAAGACGATCAAGGTCAGGGCGCTGTAG
- a CDS encoding HyaD/HybD family hydrogenase maturation endopeptidase, whose protein sequence is MKTLVLGIGNVLLTDEGVGIHALDELRRRFDFDEEVELLDGGTAGVELLRYLDGREHVIVIDAIAAGHPPGTVFRVEGDDVPRTFHQRISPHQIGLSDVLATALITDSLPAAITMFGVEPKELTTGLALTPEIDASLDKLVCAVVDELRSLGHTVKERENPAPRRREWSPT, encoded by the coding sequence GTGAAGACACTGGTGCTGGGGATCGGCAACGTGCTGCTCACGGACGAGGGCGTCGGCATCCACGCGCTGGACGAACTGCGGCGCCGCTTCGACTTCGACGAGGAGGTTGAGCTGCTGGACGGCGGCACCGCGGGCGTCGAGCTGCTGCGCTACCTCGACGGGAGGGAGCACGTGATCGTCATCGACGCGATCGCGGCGGGGCACCCGCCCGGGACCGTCTTCCGCGTCGAGGGCGACGACGTCCCGCGGACCTTTCACCAGCGGATCAGCCCGCACCAGATCGGCCTCTCCGACGTGCTGGCGACTGCGCTCATCACCGACTCCCTTCCCGCCGCGATCACCATGTTCGGCGTGGAGCCGAAGGAGCTCACCACCGGCCTGGCGCTGACGCCGGAGATCGACGCCAGCCTCGACAAGCTCGTCTGCGCCGTCGTCGACGAACTGCGCAGCCTCGGCCACACCGTCAAGGAACGGGAGAACCCTGCGCCGCGCCGGAGGGAGTGGAGCCCGACCTAG
- a CDS encoding toll/interleukin-1 receptor domain-containing protein, with product MAKLFVSYSRKDSATSRKIIEALVKMEHDIWVDWEDIPPAVNWMDQILRGIEGVDAFIFLVSPDSIL from the coding sequence ATGGCAAAGCTATTCGTCTCCTATTCCAGAAAAGATTCGGCCACGTCGCGCAAGATCATTGAGGCGCTTGTGAAAATGGAACACGATATATGGGTGGATTGGGAGGATATTCCGCCCGCTGTAAACTGGATGGATCAAATCCTGCGTGGCATCGAAGGTGTGGATGCCTTTATTTTCCTGGTTAGTCCCGATTCGATCCTC